TGGGCATCGAGGGCGGGCCGCAGGAGGCCGAAGCGGTCGTCGCGTGTCGCGGCAGGAGGCATGGCGCCCTCTCGATCAGAAGTCGCCCAGGCTGGGTTGCCCGGGGGCGTTGAGCGGCTCAGCCGGCCCGGCGCCGACGACGTAAAACCGCAGGTCCCTAACTGACATGCCTCGGATGCCCAGGCGGTCCACGGTGCGCCCCTCGGCCCAGTAGTCGGCGCCGTGCATGATCGAGGCGAGCGTGATGACGGCGCGGATGGCCGGGGTGGGCACCCCGAACATCTCGCCGATGGCCGCGATGGGCACCAGGCTGAACGGCACGTCCTCGCTGATGTAGCGGTGCTGGACGGTGCCGGGGGCCTTGATGCCGCCGTAGCCGGTGTTGGCGCGCATGGCGTCCAGCAGGGTCTTGCCGGCCGCGTCGTAGGCCAGGTAAAGCCACTCGCGCGCCGTGTTGGCGCGGATGCCGAGCGCGGCGGCCACCTCCACCCGCTCGCGGTCCACCGCCTCGAGCACGGCGGCCACGGCCGGGGTGACGCCCTCGACGTAGTACTCGAAGTCGCCGTGGGTGTCCTCGATGCGCGCGGCATTGAGGACGGTGATGGCCGGGTGGAAGACGGCGCCGATGTTGTCGAGGCTGGTCTTGAGCACGTTGTCGCCCGGCACGAACTGGGGGAGGGCCTTGCGGATCACGGGCAAGACGTCGGCCACCTGGTACGAGGGCAGGGTGGCCAGGGGCACGGAGTTCTTGATGCCGAAGATGCGCACCTGGCCGGGATTGGTCACTCGGGCGGCGTAGAGCAGCGTCTGGGCCTCGGCGATGAAGGGGCGGACGGCGGGGTTGCGCTCGCGGAACACCTGGGCCGCCTCCAGGGCGCCCCCCGTGCGGCCGGGGTTGAGCACGAGAATCTGGCCGTCCTTCACGTGCGGGGCCAGCAGTTCCACCATGCCGCGGTGGGCGAAGG
Above is a genomic segment from Planctomycetota bacterium containing:
- a CDS encoding NAD/NADP octopine/nopaline dehydrogenase family protein, which produces MPSFCVAGAGHGGMAMAAHLALTGCKVTLFNRTRERIEPVRERGGLDVTGEVEGFAALHGVTDDPAEAVSEADVLMVVVPAFAHRGMVELLAPHVKDGQILVLNPGRTGGALEAAQVFRERNPAVRPFIAEAQTLLYAARVTNPGQVRIFGIKNSVPLATLPSYQVADVLPVIRKALPQFVPGDNVLKTSLDNIGAVFHPAITVLNAARIEDTHGDFEYYVEGVTPAVAAVLEAVDRERVEVAAALGIRANTAREWLYLAYDAAGKTLLDAMRANTGYGGIKAPGTVQHRYISEDVPFSLVPIAAIGEMFGVPTPAIRAVITLASIMHGADYWAEGRTVDRLGIRGMSVRDLRFYVVGAGPAEPLNAPGQPSLGDF